One Thioclava electrotropha DNA segment encodes these proteins:
- a CDS encoding ABC transporter substrate-binding protein, with protein sequence MRGSDLKGAVCAALFAALAATSSAWAEEPAGDVPQRVVSMNLCTDQLALALADPPQVVSVSHFATDPSMSVHWKQAEDLPVNYGRAEEISILHPDLVLADTWSNPDTIRMLRTLGIRVEQLPPGTSLPEIRGRIETMGKLLGHPDRAAKMLADFDARLAAIKTPAPGLKAAIIGPSGYGYGPRTLEGQILEMAGFQNVVSGPGLDWGGRLPLEDLVMDRPDLVVVGGSQGGTGTSRAQEVLAHPVLRDLPVVRGLRDASWTCGAPAMLNAVETLAKLGRRIEKEKLTQ encoded by the coding sequence GTGCGCGGTTCTGATCTGAAAGGGGCGGTTTGCGCCGCCCTTTTCGCCGCCTTGGCGGCGACCTCCTCCGCATGGGCGGAGGAACCTGCGGGCGACGTGCCGCAGCGGGTCGTGTCCATGAACCTCTGCACGGATCAGCTGGCGCTGGCGCTGGCCGATCCGCCGCAGGTCGTCTCGGTCAGCCATTTCGCGACCGATCCGTCGATGTCGGTGCATTGGAAGCAGGCTGAAGATCTGCCCGTAAACTACGGACGTGCCGAGGAAATCTCGATTCTGCACCCCGATCTCGTTCTGGCCGATACATGGTCGAACCCGGACACGATCCGCATGTTGCGCACGCTCGGGATCCGGGTTGAGCAACTGCCGCCCGGCACCTCGCTGCCCGAGATCCGAGGCCGGATCGAGACGATGGGCAAACTGCTCGGCCATCCCGATCGCGCGGCAAAGATGCTCGCGGATTTCGATGCGCGACTGGCGGCGATCAAGACGCCCGCGCCGGGGCTGAAAGCTGCGATCATCGGGCCCTCAGGCTATGGCTACGGGCCGCGGACCCTTGAAGGGCAAATCCTTGAAATGGCAGGGTTTCAGAATGTCGTCAGCGGGCCGGGGCTCGACTGGGGCGGGCGGTTGCCGCTGGAAGATCTGGTGATGGATCGCCCCGATCTGGTGGTCGTCGGCGGCTCGCAAGGCGGCACCGGCACGAGCCGCGCGCAAGAGGTGCTGGCGCACCCGGTGCTACGCGATCTGCCGGTCGTGCGGGGCCTGCGCGATGCAAGCTGGACCTGCGGCGCGCCCGCGATGCTGAATGCGGTGGAGACGCTGGCAAAGCTCGGTCGTAGAATCGAGAAAGAGAAGCTAACGCAATGA
- a CDS encoding TonB-dependent receptor plug domain-containing protein: protein MIRTRLTVGLMLTTALAAPALAQDSQPYQLDEIVIYHGALEPQSSDKTAQAVTVLSRNELERSGQTRLANLIAQSPGVGILSRGPMGAQTGFTIRGVSQNYVKVMVDGIDVSDPSAPQVLPDLGRFNTFNYDRVEIMRGSQSAVYGGQAVAGVINLDTPRPTEDGVSQSVKFELGSYHTANAAYNFGWKKGDDELAIQLSKVYTAGFSAADKKNGNTEKDGYRADRVSLRAQKRISDNLLIGFNGFAQNDRGEFDNGFSSPPTDSNEYTIHKERGGRLFAKFTTGPLDHELGLTYYTTSRWYPVYDYGYEGKRRKLDWKASTDLGPGRVTFGADRTLETYTGTYVTGDVLTADTGVFGEYAFSPMDGVNVTASARHDDHSDFGGNTTGRLGVTWQADATTLFRASVGNGFRAPSGYELYDGYAGNPDLKPEKSLSYDLGVERDFGAHKLTATLFHIEVDDLIDYSNTTYSYYQTSGTAKRQGLELGLKGPISSMVNYSLGYTYLDSKNPDGLSAGSTWNSAFGRHTLTAGIDAQVTDKLTLAADMRVVTDRQSQPDYGLLNAQMTYDLGNDKEAYLRIENLTDTDYQLWPGYGTSGRAAYVGLRARF, encoded by the coding sequence ATGATCCGCACCCGTTTGACCGTGGGCCTGATGCTCACCACCGCGCTGGCAGCCCCCGCGCTCGCGCAAGACAGCCAACCTTACCAACTCGATGAGATCGTGATCTACCACGGCGCGCTCGAGCCGCAATCGTCGGACAAGACCGCGCAGGCGGTCACCGTGCTGTCGCGCAACGAGCTGGAGCGTTCGGGCCAGACCCGCCTTGCCAATCTGATCGCGCAATCGCCGGGCGTCGGCATCCTGTCGCGCGGGCCGATGGGCGCGCAGACCGGCTTCACCATCCGCGGCGTGTCGCAGAACTACGTGAAGGTTATGGTGGACGGGATCGACGTCTCCGACCCATCCGCGCCGCAGGTGCTGCCCGATCTGGGCCGGTTCAACACGTTCAATTATGACCGGGTCGAGATCATGCGCGGCTCGCAATCGGCGGTCTATGGTGGGCAGGCGGTCGCCGGTGTGATCAACCTCGACACGCCGCGCCCGACCGAGGATGGCGTGAGCCAGAGCGTCAAGTTCGAGCTCGGCTCCTACCACACCGCGAATGCGGCCTATAACTTCGGTTGGAAGAAGGGCGATGACGAGCTCGCGATCCAGCTGTCGAAAGTCTACACCGCTGGTTTTTCGGCGGCCGACAAGAAGAACGGCAATACCGAGAAAGACGGCTACCGCGCCGATCGCGTGAGCCTGCGCGCGCAGAAGCGCATCTCCGACAATCTGCTGATCGGTTTCAACGGGTTTGCCCAGAACGACCGGGGCGAGTTCGACAACGGCTTCAGCTCGCCGCCCACGGACAGCAACGAATACACGATCCACAAGGAGCGGGGCGGGCGTCTCTTCGCGAAATTCACGACAGGTCCGCTCGATCACGAGCTCGGTCTGACCTATTACACGACCTCGCGCTGGTATCCGGTCTATGACTACGGCTACGAGGGCAAACGCCGCAAACTCGACTGGAAAGCCTCGACCGATCTCGGGCCGGGCCGCGTGACCTTCGGCGCGGATCGCACGCTGGAAACCTATACCGGTACCTATGTCACGGGCGATGTCCTGACCGCGGATACGGGCGTCTTCGGTGAATATGCCTTCTCGCCGATGGACGGGGTGAACGTGACCGCCTCGGCGCGCCATGACGATCACTCGGATTTCGGCGGCAACACCACGGGCCGTCTCGGCGTCACCTGGCAGGCCGATGCCACGACCCTCTTCCGCGCTTCGGTGGGCAACGGGTTCCGTGCGCCGTCGGGCTACGAGCTTTATGACGGATATGCGGGCAATCCCGATCTCAAGCCCGAGAAATCGCTGAGCTACGACCTTGGGGTCGAGCGCGATTTCGGCGCGCATAAGCTGACCGCGACGCTGTTCCATATCGAGGTGGACGACCTGATCGACTACAGCAACACGACCTACAGCTATTACCAGACCTCGGGCACCGCCAAGCGGCAGGGGCTGGAGCTGGGCCTGAAAGGGCCGATCTCCAGCATGGTCAATTACAGCCTCGGCTATACCTATCTGGACTCGAAGAACCCCGACGGCCTTTCTGCCGGCTCGACGTGGAATTCGGCTTTCGGGCGGCATACGCTGACCGCCGGAATCGACGCGCAGGTGACTGACAAACTGACGCTCGCCGCCGATATGCGCGTGGTCACCGATCGTCAGAGCCAGCCCGATTACGGCCTTCTGAACGCGCAGATGACCTATGATCTGGGCAATGACAAAGAGGCCTATCTGCGGATCGAGAACCTGACCGACACCGATTACCAGCTCTGGCCGGGCTACGGCACCTCGGGTCGCGCAGCCTATGTGGGGCTGCGTGCGCGGTTCTGA
- a CDS encoding DUF475 domain-containing protein, producing MTTMYRYFSWAIAVTIAGLVGSFALGFAQTGGLGGAVSFLMITAVLAVLEISLSFDNAIVNANKLHQMTPKWQRRFLTWGILIAVFGMRILFPLLIVVIAAGIGPWEAVQLAAKHPAEYAEIIEDAHLSIAGFGGAFLMMVALTYFIDEGKEVDWIRALERRLRALASIRGLEIGLVLLVILAFTWILPEGREDEFMFASICGLATFLGVEVLSHVLDRTNLAAETAKAGLGAFLYLEVLDASFSFDGVIGAFALTQNLFLIAIGLGIGAMYVRSMTLMLVERNTLSEFRYLENGAFWSILILSVVMFTQTLVEVPEVITGLIGAGLIGLALLSSIRFNRRSRAAVES from the coding sequence GCGGGGCTGGTCGGGTCGTTCGCGCTGGGATTTGCCCAGACCGGCGGGCTTGGCGGCGCGGTCTCTTTCCTGATGATCACGGCGGTGCTCGCCGTGCTGGAAATCTCGCTGAGCTTCGACAACGCGATCGTCAACGCCAACAAACTGCACCAGATGACGCCGAAATGGCAGCGTCGCTTCCTGACATGGGGTATTCTGATCGCGGTCTTCGGGATGCGTATCCTGTTCCCGCTGCTGATCGTCGTGATCGCCGCCGGGATCGGACCATGGGAGGCGGTGCAACTGGCCGCGAAACACCCGGCGGAATATGCCGAGATCATCGAGGACGCGCATCTGTCGATTGCGGGCTTCGGCGGGGCCTTCCTGATGATGGTCGCGCTTACCTATTTCATCGACGAGGGCAAAGAGGTCGACTGGATCCGAGCGTTGGAGCGCCGGTTGCGCGCGCTCGCCTCGATCCGCGGGCTCGAGATCGGCCTCGTGCTGCTCGTCATTCTGGCCTTCACCTGGATCCTGCCCGAAGGGCGTGAGGACGAGTTCATGTTCGCATCGATCTGCGGGCTTGCGACCTTCCTGGGTGTCGAAGTGCTCAGCCACGTGCTCGACCGGACGAATCTCGCTGCCGAGACGGCCAAGGCGGGTCTGGGCGCGTTCCTCTATCTCGAAGTACTCGACGCGTCCTTCAGCTTCGACGGGGTGATCGGGGCCTTCGCGCTGACCCAGAACCTGTTCCTGATCGCCATCGGTCTCGGTATCGGCGCAATGTATGTGCGCTCGATGACCCTGATGCTGGTGGAGCGCAACACGCTGAGCGAATTCCGCTATCTCGAGAATGGCGCCTTCTGGTCGATCCTGATCCTCTCGGTCGTCATGTTCACGCAGACGCTGGTGGAAGTGCCCGAGGTGATTACCGGGCTGATCGGGGCGGGGCTGATCGGGCTCGCGCTGCTGTCCTCGATCCGCTTCAACCGGCGCAGCAGAGCCGCCGTCGAGAGTTGA